Proteins co-encoded in one Ictalurus furcatus strain D&B chromosome 9, Billie_1.0, whole genome shotgun sequence genomic window:
- the susd4 gene encoding sushi domain-containing protein 4 isoform X2, translated as MKVGRKTSPFVRIAICGQFLVIFSIFPLQLVTAFPEAAIEPFCRDPGVPEHGRRTPSSGLFFENAVARFSCLEGYRLKGASKITCVLFHNGSMGWRPSLKPVCLPDECLPPYIEDADVANKTYRPGDNLIIRCHEGFQIRYPDTDSMESVCQEDGTWDNQPICQGCLRPLLPPHSYMNISETEFSMPIGTVVHYQCFPGYKLEGAELVECMYSLIWSDVPPRCLDVEACPLPPMVEHGDYICHPQPCNRYIHGTVVEFYCDPGYSLVNDYKYITCQYGQWFPQMHIYCVLDETTWPGFQESLLHAWKPVAFTTSSVLLALFLVIIAKMSHCKCKSNCNSSEEREDARGPNVIIVDGVAIPLPSYEEAVSGSCYQPPHVLPSAGPGPTQTSEEQDPPSYPGPTESQNDAPLDNGDAESCDSISEPSDCLQAMHPSSSHDVGLSNVSEKTNVITSMEETASTSPSIDIADEIPLVDGGEEDF; from the exons ATGAAGGTAGGCAGAAAGACGTCTCCGTTTGTCCGTATTGCTATCTGCGGCCAGTTTCTTGTGATATTCAGCATCTTTCCTCTTCAGCTGGTCACCGCCTTCCCAGAGGCTGCCATAG AGCCGTTTTGTAGAGACCCGGGTGTTCCCGAGCATGGAAGAAGAACACCAAGTTCTGGTTTGTTCTTTGAGAACGCTGTGGCCAGATTCTCTTGTTTAGAGGGATACAGACTAAAAGGAGCATCCAAGATCACCTgcgttttatttcataatggaTCAATGGGATGGAGACCAAGCCTTAAACCAGTGTGCCTTCCAGATG AATGTCTTCCTCCATATATTGAGGATGCTGATGTTGCTAATAAGACCTACAGGCCAGGGGATAACCTTATTATCAGATGTCATGAGGGATTTCAAATTCGCTATCCTGACACAGACAGCATGGAATCGGTTTGCCAAGAGGATGGAACGTGGGACAATCAGCCCATCTGTCAAG GCTGCCTGCGCCCTTTGCTTCCTCCTCACAGTTACATGAACATCTCTGAGACAGAGTTCTCCATGCCCATCGGAACAGTAGTACACTACCAGTGTTTTCCAGGTTATAAGCTGGAGGGTGCAGAATTAGTGGAATGCATGTATAGCCTCATATGGTCGGATGTGCCACCCCGGTGCCTTGATGTTGAAG CATGTCCCTTACCTCCAATGGTAGAACATGGAGATTACATATGCCACCCACAGCCATGTAACCGCTATATCCATGGGACTGTGGTGGAGTTCTACTGTGATCCTGGCTATTCTCTAGTGAATGACTACAAATACATCACCTGTCAATATGGGCAGTGGTTTCCTCAGATGCACATCTACTGTGTTCTAGATG AGACCACATGGCCTGGCTTTCAGGAATCATTACTGCATGCATGGAAACCAGTGGCATTCACTACCTCAAGTGTGCTGTTAGCCCTGTTTCTAGTCATCATAGCAAAGATGTCCCACTGCAAATGCAAGAGCAATTGTAATTCAAG TGAAGAACGAGAGGATGCCAGGGGTCCAAACGTCATAATAGTGGATGGAGTTGCCATACCTCTACCTTCCTATGAGGAGGCAGTCAGTGGCTCATGCTACCAGCCCCCACATGTGCTTCCATCTGCTGGTccaggacccacacagacctcAGAAGAGCAGGACCCGCCTTCATATCCAGGGCCCACAGAAAGTCAGAATGATGCTCCATTGGACAATGGAGATGCTGAGTCATGTGACAGCATCTCAGAGCCATCAGACTGTCTACAAGCTATGCATCCATCTTCTTCACATGATGTTGGGTTGAGCAATGTATCTGAGAAGACCAATGTGATCACCTCCATGGAGGAAACTGCTTCCACGAGTCCCAGCATAGATATTGCTGATG AAATTCCTCTTGTGGATGGTGGTGAAGAGGACTTCTGA
- the susd4 gene encoding sushi domain-containing protein 4 isoform X1, giving the protein MKVGRKTSPFVRIAICGQFLVIFSIFPLQLVTAFPEAAIAEPFCRDPGVPEHGRRTPSSGLFFENAVARFSCLEGYRLKGASKITCVLFHNGSMGWRPSLKPVCLPDECLPPYIEDADVANKTYRPGDNLIIRCHEGFQIRYPDTDSMESVCQEDGTWDNQPICQGCLRPLLPPHSYMNISETEFSMPIGTVVHYQCFPGYKLEGAELVECMYSLIWSDVPPRCLDVEACPLPPMVEHGDYICHPQPCNRYIHGTVVEFYCDPGYSLVNDYKYITCQYGQWFPQMHIYCVLDETTWPGFQESLLHAWKPVAFTTSSVLLALFLVIIAKMSHCKCKSNCNSSEEREDARGPNVIIVDGVAIPLPSYEEAVSGSCYQPPHVLPSAGPGPTQTSEEQDPPSYPGPTESQNDAPLDNGDAESCDSISEPSDCLQAMHPSSSHDVGLSNVSEKTNVITSMEETASTSPSIDIADEIPLVDGGEEDF; this is encoded by the exons ATGAAGGTAGGCAGAAAGACGTCTCCGTTTGTCCGTATTGCTATCTGCGGCCAGTTTCTTGTGATATTCAGCATCTTTCCTCTTCAGCTGGTCACCGCCTTCCCAGAGGCTGCCATAG CAGAGCCGTTTTGTAGAGACCCGGGTGTTCCCGAGCATGGAAGAAGAACACCAAGTTCTGGTTTGTTCTTTGAGAACGCTGTGGCCAGATTCTCTTGTTTAGAGGGATACAGACTAAAAGGAGCATCCAAGATCACCTgcgttttatttcataatggaTCAATGGGATGGAGACCAAGCCTTAAACCAGTGTGCCTTCCAGATG AATGTCTTCCTCCATATATTGAGGATGCTGATGTTGCTAATAAGACCTACAGGCCAGGGGATAACCTTATTATCAGATGTCATGAGGGATTTCAAATTCGCTATCCTGACACAGACAGCATGGAATCGGTTTGCCAAGAGGATGGAACGTGGGACAATCAGCCCATCTGTCAAG GCTGCCTGCGCCCTTTGCTTCCTCCTCACAGTTACATGAACATCTCTGAGACAGAGTTCTCCATGCCCATCGGAACAGTAGTACACTACCAGTGTTTTCCAGGTTATAAGCTGGAGGGTGCAGAATTAGTGGAATGCATGTATAGCCTCATATGGTCGGATGTGCCACCCCGGTGCCTTGATGTTGAAG CATGTCCCTTACCTCCAATGGTAGAACATGGAGATTACATATGCCACCCACAGCCATGTAACCGCTATATCCATGGGACTGTGGTGGAGTTCTACTGTGATCCTGGCTATTCTCTAGTGAATGACTACAAATACATCACCTGTCAATATGGGCAGTGGTTTCCTCAGATGCACATCTACTGTGTTCTAGATG AGACCACATGGCCTGGCTTTCAGGAATCATTACTGCATGCATGGAAACCAGTGGCATTCACTACCTCAAGTGTGCTGTTAGCCCTGTTTCTAGTCATCATAGCAAAGATGTCCCACTGCAAATGCAAGAGCAATTGTAATTCAAG TGAAGAACGAGAGGATGCCAGGGGTCCAAACGTCATAATAGTGGATGGAGTTGCCATACCTCTACCTTCCTATGAGGAGGCAGTCAGTGGCTCATGCTACCAGCCCCCACATGTGCTTCCATCTGCTGGTccaggacccacacagacctcAGAAGAGCAGGACCCGCCTTCATATCCAGGGCCCACAGAAAGTCAGAATGATGCTCCATTGGACAATGGAGATGCTGAGTCATGTGACAGCATCTCAGAGCCATCAGACTGTCTACAAGCTATGCATCCATCTTCTTCACATGATGTTGGGTTGAGCAATGTATCTGAGAAGACCAATGTGATCACCTCCATGGAGGAAACTGCTTCCACGAGTCCCAGCATAGATATTGCTGATG AAATTCCTCTTGTGGATGGTGGTGAAGAGGACTTCTGA